Proteins from one Drosophila gunungcola strain Sukarami chromosome 3R, Dgunungcola_SK_2, whole genome shotgun sequence genomic window:
- the LOC128266757 gene encoding uncharacterized protein LOC128266757, which produces MAEFLNLILGSILFAIEAVDGEDSRLLYYFSRSYELLRGCIFLTTYVQRRRREYFAGFSNVNLMAPFQDDQQTQCYRWIHLSLIFRASRSATFS; this is translated from the coding sequence ATGGCCGAGTTTCTAAATCTGATTTTAGGCTCCATACTATTTGCTATTGAAGCCGTTGACGGTGAGGATAGCAGGCTGCTCTATTACTTCAGCAGATCGTACGAGCTTCTGAGAGGGTGTATCTTTCTGACTACCTACGTACAGCGCAGACGAAGAGAGTATTTCGCGGGGTTCAGCAACGTGAACTTGATGGCCCCGTTTCAGGACGATCAGCAGACGCAGTGTTACCGCTGGATCCACCTGTCGCTCATCTTCCGCGCCTCTAGATCAGCGACATTTTCCTGA
- the LOC128266759 gene encoding LOW QUALITY PROTEIN: uncharacterized protein LOC128266759 (The sequence of the model RefSeq protein was modified relative to this genomic sequence to represent the inferred CDS: inserted 1 base in 1 codon): MLPFTEVLRRWRWRVSCVCRCSISCNNSANVPCKIDGCVXGLKLLLYGRHRSRTLRGLPTRDLFSACRTNLNARNQSCDSLIN, translated from the exons ATGCTGCCATTCACAGAGGTCCTccggcgatggcgatggcgtgTATCTTGTGTATG CAGATGCAGCATATCCTGCAACAACAGCGCCAACGTGCCATGCAAAATTGATGGCTGCG GAGGGCTTAAGTTGCTGCTTTATGGGCGACATCGGAGCAGGACATTGCGGGGGCTTCCGACACGGGACCTGTTTTCAGCATGCAGGACCAATTTGAATGCCAGAAATCAATCTTGCGACTCTTTAATCAATTGA